One genomic segment of Styela clava chromosome 3, kaStyClav1.hap1.2, whole genome shotgun sequence includes these proteins:
- the LOC120343470 gene encoding xanthine dehydrogenase/oxidase-like gives MISKWEKSLEKTRHFAVNACLAPLVSVHGCAVTTVEGIGSTKTKLHQIQERLAKFHGSQCGFCTPGIVMSMYALLRNNQIPSASDIDTCLQGNLCRCTGYRPIIAAFKTFTCPMGEKCCKFQKDARNSQENGIENKQNGWLPYDPSQEPIYPPELMILNKTNNLARSLTFVGEGVTWHQPINLDEMLSLKQRFPDARIVVGNTEVGIEMNIKGHCYPHIICPINIRELNEMSVDDEGVSIGASCRLSDVAEFLESLRKYKTDEETQIFYSILEMLKLFAGLQIRNVACIGGNIMTASPISDLNPILLAVGAKLTFASSSSGLREIQMDETFFIGYRKTNTRNDEILISIKIPFLTENDVMKAFKQSKRKEDDIAIVNSAMHVAFEPGTKMIKKLSIAFGGMAAVTKVPTQTMSRIIGRTWDGSLLDDVCSWLSEEMKLSLDAPGGMIQYRRTLVTSFFFKFYHHTMNILVERRISKKNNIAISREIISELSVEEESFTSTQTWQEVPEDQQPLDTIGRPIPHLSGFKHTTGEAIYVDDIPPYKDELQMVLVCSTRAHAKIIDVDPTAALEYRGVVSYVDKNDVIGENDLGMYGEVFADGKVTCVGHVIGAIVADTLAHAIKARRLVKITYEDMLPRVITIEDAIKHNKLSMGKKIKRGNAEEVFKNCDFVVEDEASVGGQEHFYMETQCCIAIPKNEDGEMEVFSACQFPNGLQTMAAKCLGVKRNKVIVRTKRLGGGFGGKETRFCVISNPAVIAARKLGKPIRCVLTRQQDMQITGGRHPFLGRYKIGFSKGGQIMALQIKLYSNGGNSDDSSFGVMDRAIVHADNSYNVPHMEVTGSVCLTNVASNTAFRGFGIPQTMIISEAWITKVAETLNMDSEKVRELNMYKDGDRLLHGTLLQKCQAKRCWDECLEKSNFHVVRKEIRDFNKSSRWKKRGIACIPSTFSVGFGRKHLNQGCALVLIYTDGTVLLSHGGTEMGQGLDTKMVQVASRALGVSVDMIHISECSTSSVPNASATAASFSSDLHGMAVKEACEKIMKRMEPLRKSNPNIGWEELIEKAYSKRISLSATGFYKVPDLTNVWDCKTGEIKGDKFSYIAYGAAVSQVEIDVLTGHHAVLRTDLVVDVGNSLNPAIDIGQIEGAFSQGYGMMTLEEMLHSPSGHLWTIGPGAYKIPAFANTPKHFHVHLLRNCPNEKAIYCSKAVGEPPLFLAASVLFAIKDAIKSARSDAGITGPFRLDSPATAERIRIACEDVFASKAKPPESENGLQPWAVRA, from the exons ATGATATCAAAATGGGAGAAAAGTTTAGAAAAGACAAG ACACTTTGCAGTGAATGCATGTCTGGCACCGCTGGTTTCTGTACACGGGTGTGCGGTAACAACGGTAGAAGGAATTGGCAGCACAAAAACAAAACTTCATCAGATCCAAGAAAGGTTGGCAAAGTTTCACGGATCACAATGCGGGTTTTGTACTCCTGGTATTGTTATGTCGATGTACGCATTATTGCGTAACAACCAAATTCCGTCGGCAAGTGATATCGATACCTGTTTACAAGGAAATCTATGTAGATGTACTGGATATAGACCTATAATTGCAG CGTTCAAAACGTTCACTTGCCCAATGGGTGAAAAATGCTGCAAATTTCAAAAAGATGCACGTAACAGTCAAGAGAATGGAATTG aaaacaaacaaaatggaTGGCTACCTTACGACCCTTCACAAGAACCAATATATCCCCCAGAACTAATG ATCTTGAACAAGACAAACAATTTAGCTCGATCTTTAACATTTGTGGGAGAGGGAGTGACTTGGCATCAGCCAATCAATTTGGATGAAATGTTGTCGCTCAAGCAACGTTTTCCTGATGCCAGAATTGTTGTCGGAAACACAGAAGTTGGGATAGAAATGAATATCAAAGGACATTGTTATCCGCATATCATTTGCCCAATAAATATACGAGAACTTAACGAAATGAGCGTCGATGACGAAG GCGTTTCCATTGGTGCATCGTGTCGCCTCTCAGATGTTGCTGAATTTTTGGAATCTCTGCGCAAATACAAAACTGATGAAGAAactcaaatattttactcaatATTGGAAATGTTGAAACTATTTGCTGGATTGCAGATTCGAAATGTGGCG TGCATCGGTGGAAACATCATGACAGCAAGTCCAATATCGGATCTCAATCCCATTTTACTTGCGGTTGGAGCAAAACTAACTTTTGCTTCATCAAGTTCTGGTTTGAGAGAAATTCAAATGGATGAAACATTTTTTATCGGATACAGAAAAACGAACACAAGAAACGATGAGATcttgatttcaataaaaattccatttttaacCGAA AATGACGTCATGAAAGCATTTAAACaatcaaaaagaaaagaagATGACATAGCTATAGTAAACTCAGCAATGCATGTTGCTTTTGAACCTGGAACGAAAATGATTAAAAAACTATCGATAGCTTTTGGAGGAATGGCAGCAGTTACAAAAGTTCCGACACAAACAATGTCTAGAATAATTGGAAG AACCTGGGACGGTAGTTTACTGGATGACGTTTGCTCGTGGTTGAGTGAGGAGATGAAATTGTCACTTGATGCACCGGGAGGAATGATACAGTATCGCCGTACACTTGTGACAAGCttcttcttcaaattttaccatcatacaatgaatattttGGTTGAAAGACGAATTTCAAAA AAAAACAACATCGCTATCAGTCGAGAAATCATTTCCGAGTTATCGGTCGAAGAAGAATCGTTTACAAGCACACAAACATGGCAGgag GTTCCCGAAGATCAACAACCACTCGATACCATTGGTCGTCCGATTCCTCATCTCTCTGGATTCAAGCATACAACTGGAGAAGCAATATATGTTGATGATATTCCACCTTACAAAG ATGAATTGCAGATGGTATTAGTCTGTAGCACGAGAGCTCATGCAAAAATTATTGACGTTGATCCAACTGCGGCACTTGAATATCGAGGAGTGGTTTCGTACGTTGACAAGAATGATGTCATCGGTGAAAATGACCTTGGCATGTACGGCGAAGTGTTTGCGGATGGAAAG GTAACATGTGTTGGGCACGTTATTGGAGCTATTGTAGCCGACACTCTGGCACACGCAATCAAAGCAAGAAGATTGGTGAAAATAACTTACGAAGATATGTTACCAAGAGTTATTACCATAGAG GATGCTATTAAACACAACAAATTGTCAAtgggtaaaaaaataaaaagaggAAATGCTGAGGAAGTTTTCAAAAATTGTGATTTCGTCGTCGAAGATGAAGCAAG TGTTGGTGGACAAGAACATTTCTATATGGAGACTCAATGCTGTATTGCTATCCCGAAAAATGAAGATGGAGAAATGGAAGTATTTAGTGCTTGTCAATTTCCGAACGGATTGCAAACTATG GCTGCAAAGTGTCTTGGAGTGAAGAGAAATAAAGTTATCGTTCGCACGAAGCGACTTGGCGGGGGATTTGGAGGGAAGGAAACCCGATTTTGTGTCATATCAAATCCTGCTGTTATAGCGGCAAGAAA ATtgggaaagccaataagatgtGTTTTAACGAGACAGCAAGATATGCAAATCACCGGTGGTAGACATCCGTTTTTAGGCAGATATAAG attggATTCAGTAAAGGTGGTCAAATTATGGCATTACAGATAAAACTGTACAGTAACGGTGGAAATTCAGATGATTCGTCGTTTGGAGTGATGGATCGGGCAATTGTGCATGCTGACAACAGCTATAA CGTGCCTCATATGGAAGTGACAGGAAGTGTATGTCTGACCAACGTTGCATCAAATACTGCTTTCCGAGGATTTGGCATTCCTCAAACAATGATCATATCTGAAGCTTGGATAACGAAGGTTGCAGAAACTTTAAATATGGATTCAGAAAag GTGCGTGAATTGAACATGTACAAAGATGGCGATCGACTATTGCACGGAACTTTACTGCAAAAATGCCAGGCAAAACGATGCTGGGATGAATGTCTCGAAAAGTCAAACTTTCACGTTGTTCGAAAAGAAATTCGGGACTTCAATAAATCTTCGag GTGGAAAAAACGAGGAATTGCTTGTATTCCTTCAACATTTTCGGTTGGGTTTGGTCGTAAACATCTGAACCAGGGTTGCGCTCTGGTACTAATATACACCGATGGAACGGTCTTGTTGTCACATGGCGGAACTGAAATGGGACAAGGATTAGATACTAAAATGGTTCAG GTTGCAAGTAGAGCTTTGGGAGTGTCTGTAGACATGATccacatttccgaatgttcaaCATCATCTGTACCAAATGCATCAGCTACCGCAGCAAGCTTTTCGAGCGACTTGCACGGTATGGCGGTTAAG GAAGCATGTGAAAAAATCATGAAAAGGATGGAACCGCTCAGAAAATCGAATCCAAATATTGGATGGGAGGAACTAATAGAGAAAGCCTATTCCAAACGAATCAGTCTTTCCGCTACTGGATTTTACAA GGTTCCAGACCTAACAAATGTATGGGATTGCAAAACTGGAGAAATTAAAGGAGATAAGTTTAGCTATATAGCCTACGGGGCAGCGGTTTCTCAGGTAGAAATCGATGTACTGACTGGACATCACGCTGTGCTGAGAACTGATCTTGTTGTTGATGTGGGAAATAGCTTGAATCCAGCAATTGACATCGGACAG ATTGAAGGTGCTTTTTCTCAAGGATACGGAATGATGACTTTAGAAGAAATGCTTCATTCACCGTCAGGGCATTTATGGACTATAGGTCCAGGAGCCTACAAAATCCCAGCATTTGCTAACACTCCGAAACATTTCCATGTTCATCTATTGAGAAATTGTCCCAATGAAAAGGCGATATATTGTTCAAAG GCTGTTGGTGAACCACCGTTGTTCTTGGCAGCATCGGTCTTATTTGCCATAAAAGATGCAATCAAATCTGCGCGATCAGATGCTGGAATAACTGGTCCTTTTCGACTTGATAGTCCAGCAACTGCTGAAAGAATCAGAATAGCATGTGAAGATGTCTTTGCAAGCAAG GCAAAGCCTCCTGAAAGTGAGAACGGGTTACAACCATGGGCAGTTCGagcataa